A window of the Lactuca sativa cultivar Salinas chromosome 5, Lsat_Salinas_v11, whole genome shotgun sequence genome harbors these coding sequences:
- the LOC111917595 gene encoding sugar transporter ERD6-like 7 yields the protein MANKKDIERRDRGQDGFRAPLVSQDERKENNFMVYLSTFVAVCGSYAFGTGVGYSSPTEAGIRRDLNLTMAQYSLFGSILTFGAMIGAIASGPMADLFGRKGALRISSAFCIGGWLAIYFAQGPMPLDIGRLANGFGMGVFSYVVPVFIAEIAPKQLRGLLTAANQLLIVTGVSVSFVVGTILHWRTMALAGLIPCGVLLLGLFIIPESPRWLAKIGKQREFDAALRKLRGEEIDVSEEAAEIREYIETLERLPKARLIDLFQSRYLSSVIIGVGLMISQQFGGINGICFYASSIFASSGFPADTGTIIYAVLQVVVTTLNALLVDKLGRKPLLLVSLVGMTLGCISTAASFYFKTYQIALGVAPALAVTGILLYIAGFSIGMGAVPWVIMSEIFSIDIKGAAGGLVTLVNWAGAWAVSYTFNFLSKWSSYGTFLLYAAVNVCSILFVMKTVPETKGKTLEQIQAAINGY from the exons ATGGCTAATAAAAAAGATATAGAGAGAAGAGACAGAGGTCAAGATGGGTTTAGAGCTCCACTTGTATCTCAAGATGAAAGAAAGGAGAACAATTTCATGGTTTACCTCAGCACATTTGTTGCAGTGTGTGGTTCCTATGCATTTGGAACAGGT GTTGGTTATTCATCCCCTACAGAGGCTGGCATCAGGAGAGATCTAAATCTAACAATGGCACAG tATTCTTTATTTGGGTCAATATTGACATTTGGGGCAATGATCGGTGCCATTGCAAGTGGGCCCATGGCTGATTTATTCGGTCGCAAAGGG GCATTGAGAATATCAAGTGCTTTCTGCATAGGAGGGTGGCTAGCCATTTATTTTGCTCAG GGCCCTATGCCTCTGGATATTGGAAGACTAGCAAATGGATTTGGAATGGGAGTCTTTTCCTATGTG GTACCTGTATTCATAGCTGAAATAGCACCCAAACAATTACGAGGCTTGTTAACAGCAGCAAATCAG CTCTTAATCGTTACTGGAGTGTCAGTTTCCTTTGTAGTAGGAACAATCCTACATTGGCGAACCATGGCTTTGGCAG GATTGATTCCATGTGGTGTTTTACTATTGGGCCTCTTTATTATACCAGAATCTCCTAGATGGCTG GCTAAGATAGGAAAACAAAGGGAATTTGATGCTGCACTAAGGAAACTTCGTGGGGAGGAAATTGATGTATCTGAGGAGGCAGCTGAAATCAGG GAATATATAGAAACACTGGAAAGGCTCCCAAAAGCCAGACTAATTGATTTGTTTCAGAGCAGATACTTGAGTTCTGTTATT ATAGGAGTTGGGCTGATGATCTCTCAACAATTTGGAGGAATAAACGGAATTTGTTTTTATGCAAGCAGTATTTTCGCTTCTTCAG GATTTCCTGCTGATACTGGTACAATAATCTACGCTGTTCTTCAG GTTGTGGTTACCACCCTTAATGCACTCCTTGTAGACAAACTTGGTAGAAAGCCACTCTTACTG GTTTCTTTGGTGGGGATGACTTTGGGCTGTATATCAACAGCAGCTTCATTCTACTTCAAG ACTTATCAAATAGCTTTGGGAGTAGCACCTGCACTAGCTGTGACGGGCATTCTG TTGTATATAGCAGGGTTTTCAATAGGAATGGGAGCAGTTCCATGGGTTATAATGTCTGAG ATTTTCTCTATTGACATCAAAGGCGCTGCTGGTGGGCTGGTCACGCTTGTAAACTGGGCTGGTGCATGGGCCGTTTCCTACACTTTTAATTTTCTCTCCAAGTGGAGTTCTTATG gtacctttcttctGTATGCAGCAGTAAACGTATGTTCTATTCTGTTTGTGATGAAAACGGTACCCGAAACAAAAGGAAAAACTTTGGAACAGATACAAGCTGCCATTAATGGCTACTGA
- the LOC111917620 gene encoding uncharacterized protein LOC111917620, which produces MLSIFNKNLRRLCSKFRWPVRRRSKPKVIIKRFGKSNSRTQDISNTNGSATIHPNNHLGKSETPIRIATFNAALFSMAPAVPELTEKASSFDYGEDEQDYSSRVPSNCSVSYTNSRSKSMIDRPKSILKQSPLHSSSSMSSSETVSKQQKFAKSKLRVSINLPDNEISLKRSGQLSFAIDETEEGPSSKTINSKGISRILKGKGVLRSQNSFSSKESENQRGKGYRSTKTVLEVLKELDADILALQDVKAEEEKDMKPLSDLAAALGMNYVFAESWAPEYGNAVLSKWPIKRSKVQKIFDDSDFRNVLKATIDVPQTGEVDFHCTLLDHLDEKWRMKQINAIIESNERPHILAGGINSLDETDYSPERWTDIVKYYEEMGKPTPKVEVMKYLKNKQYTDAKDFAGEYESVVIIAKGQNVQGTCKYGTRVDYILVSPDSPYKFVPGSYMVLSSKGTSDHHIVKVDVTKVEVPPPQQYVRSRHHRHSKQKVVKITNSNSSKGVWKMQTLDRS; this is translated from the exons ATGCTTAGTATCTTCAACAAAAACCTCCGGCGACTCTGCTCAAAGTTCCGGTGGCCGGTGCGCCGCCGTTCAAAACCGAAAGTCATTATCAAAAGGTTCGGGAAATCTAATTCCAGAACTCAAGATATATCAAACACAAATGGGTCAGCCACAATTCATCCAAATAATCATTTGGGGAAATCAGAAACCCCAATCCGAATCGCAACTTTTAATGCCGCTTTGTTCTCCATGGCACCAGCAGTTCCAGAGTTGACTgaaaaagcttcaagctttgacTATGGCGAAGACGAACAAGATTACAGTAGTAGGGTACCATCAAATTGCTCTGTTTCTTACACCAATTCAAGATCAAAATCAATGATTGATCGTCCCAAAAGTATATTAAAGCAATCACCATTGCATTCAAGCAGCTCCATGAGCAGTTCAGAAACTGTATCAAAACAGCAGAAATTCGCAAAATCAAAGCTAAGAGTTTCAATCAATTTACCCGACAACGAGATCTCACTGAAGCGAAGTGGGCAGTTAAGCTTCGCCATAGACGAAACGGAAGAAGGCCCGAGTTCAAAAACTATTAATTCGAAGGGTATAAGTAGGATTTTAAAAGGGAAAGGTGTTTTAAGATCACAAAACAGTTTTTCTTCAAAAGAATCTGAAAATCAAAGAGGGAAAGGTTATAGGTCAACGAAAActgttcttgaagttttgaaaGAATTGGATGCAGATATATTAGCTTTACAGGATGTTAAAGCAGAAGAAGAGAAAGATATGAAGCCATTATCGGATTTGGCTGCTGCTTTGGGCATGAATTATGTTTTTGCCGAGAGTTGGGCACCGGAATACGGCAACGCGGTTTTATCAAAATGGCCGATTAAACGATCCAAAGTTCAAAAGATTTTTGATGATTCCGATTTCAG GAACGTATTAAAGGCAACAATTGATGTTCCACAAACTGGAGAAGTTGATTTCCACTGTACACTTCTTGATCATCTTGACGAAAAATGGCGTATGAAGCAGATAAATGCCATTATTGAATCTAATGAGAGACCACATATTTTAGCCGGAGGTATCAACTCTCTTGATGAAACTGATTACTCACCCGAAAGATGGACAGACATTGTAAAG TATTATGAAGAAATGGGAAAACCGACACCAAAAGTTGAAGTGATGAAGTACTTGAAGAACAAACAATACACCGACGCTAAGGACTTTGCAGGAGAATATGAATCGGTAGTCATCATCGCGAAAGGCCAAA ATGTACAAGGCACGTGTAAGTATGGTACAAGGGTAGATTACATATTGGTGTCACCCGACTCTCCATATAAATTTGTTCCGGGTTCATATATGGTTTTATCATCAAAAGGTACTTCTGACCATCATATAGTCAAAGTCGATGTAACAAAGGTAGAGGTGCCACCTCCACAACAATACGTTAGATCAAGGCATCATCGACATTCTAAACAAAAAGTTGTGAAAATAACAAATTCTAATTCATCAAAAGGTGTATGGAAGATGCAAACGTTAGATAGATCATAG